The following coding sequences are from one Leptolyngbya sp. NIES-3755 window:
- a CDS encoding glycosyl hydrolase, family 57 (similar to AA sequence:cyanobase_aa:LBDG_37710): protein MSIGYVALVLHAHLPFVRHPESDFVLEEEWLYEAITETYIPLIQVFEGLKRDGVDFKITMSMTPPLCSMLADPLLQDRYDEHLSKLEELAELEVERHAHSGHMKYLAEHNAKEFNAVRNTWEKYDRNLITAFKQFLDSNNLEIITCGATHGYLPLMKMYPQAVWAQIQVACEHYEKTFGRPAKGIWLPECAYYEGVERMLADAGLRYFLTDGHGILYARPRPRYGSYAPIFTEAGVAAFGRDHESSQQVWSSEVGYPGAVEYREFYRDLGWDADYEYIKPYVMPNGQRKNVGIKYHKITGKGLGLGDKQLYDPYWAREKTTEHAANFVYNRESQVSHLFNIMHRPPIIVSPYDAELFGHWWYEGPMFIDYLFRKAWFDQETFEMTHLADYLRKHPTQQVCRPSQSSWGYKGFHEYWLNETNAWIYPHLHKAAERMIELAKREPADELEWKALNQAARELLLAQSSDWAFIMRTGTMVPYAVRRTRSHLMRFNKLYEDLNHGKVDSGWVEKVEAIDNIFPDINYRVYRPL from the coding sequence ATGAGCATTGGATATGTTGCCTTAGTGCTGCACGCTCACCTCCCCTTTGTGCGTCATCCTGAAAGCGACTTTGTACTAGAAGAAGAATGGCTCTACGAGGCGATTACTGAAACCTATATTCCTTTAATTCAGGTATTTGAAGGTTTAAAACGCGATGGCGTGGACTTCAAAATTACCATGAGCATGACTCCGCCACTCTGTTCGATGCTGGCAGATCCGCTTCTACAAGATCGCTACGACGAACATTTATCAAAACTCGAAGAATTGGCGGAACTGGAGGTCGAGCGCCATGCTCATTCGGGTCACATGAAATATTTGGCAGAGCACAACGCCAAAGAATTCAATGCGGTTCGTAATACCTGGGAAAAGTACGATCGTAATTTGATCACGGCTTTCAAACAGTTCCTCGACTCGAACAATCTCGAAATCATTACCTGTGGTGCAACTCACGGCTATTTACCGCTGATGAAGATGTATCCACAAGCAGTCTGGGCGCAGATTCAAGTCGCCTGTGAGCATTACGAGAAAACCTTTGGTCGTCCAGCAAAAGGAATTTGGCTGCCAGAGTGTGCTTACTACGAAGGCGTAGAACGGATGTTAGCCGATGCTGGATTGCGCTACTTTCTCACCGATGGACATGGAATTCTCTATGCGCGTCCTCGTCCTCGGTATGGTAGCTATGCCCCGATTTTCACAGAAGCAGGAGTCGCAGCATTCGGACGAGATCATGAATCATCACAGCAAGTTTGGTCATCGGAAGTTGGCTATCCTGGAGCCGTGGAATATCGAGAGTTCTACCGCGATTTGGGTTGGGATGCAGACTATGAATACATCAAACCGTATGTCATGCCCAATGGTCAGCGAAAGAATGTCGGCATCAAGTACCACAAGATTACTGGAAAAGGGTTAGGACTGGGCGATAAGCAGCTTTACGATCCGTACTGGGCGCGGGAAAAGACAACAGAACACGCCGCAAACTTTGTCTATAACCGAGAAAGCCAAGTTTCGCATTTGTTTAACATCATGCACCGTCCGCCGATCATTGTTTCACCCTATGATGCGGAACTCTTCGGGCACTGGTGGTATGAAGGTCCGATGTTCATTGACTATCTCTTCCGCAAAGCCTGGTTTGATCAAGAAACTTTTGAGATGACGCACTTAGCAGACTATCTCAGAAAGCATCCGACTCAGCAAGTGTGTCGCCCGTCTCAGTCAAGTTGGGGTTACAAAGGCTTCCACGAGTATTGGTTGAATGAAACGAATGCTTGGATCTATCCCCATTTGCATAAAGCTGCTGAGCGCATGATTGAACTGGCAAAGCGGGAACCTGCGGATGAACTGGAGTGGAAAGCTTTGAATCAAGCAGCACGAGAATTGTTGTTGGCACAATCTTCAGACTGGGCGTTTATTATGCGGACGGGGACAATGGTTCCTTATGCCGTGAGAAGAACTCGATCGCATTTAATGAGATTCAACAAACTCTACGAAGATCTGAATCACGGCAAAGTCGATTCGGGTTGGGTTGAGAAAGTCGAAGCGATCGACAATATCTTCCCTGACATTAACTACCGCGTTTATCGCCCGTTGTAG
- a CDS encoding hypothetical protein (similar to AA sequence:cyanobase_aa:NIES39_A02750): MRYLLDTCVISDFIKGEPNTQARIRQTPPAEIAVSTITVMELRYGLQLNPQRAQRIEPVISSFLSSIALLSFDVADAEQAGQIRSILKSQAQPIGAYDVLIGATALRHQLVMVTANQREFARIPGLQIEDWRQP; the protein is encoded by the coding sequence ATGCGCTATCTGCTCGATACGTGCGTCATCAGTGACTTCATCAAAGGCGAACCCAATACCCAAGCTCGAATTCGGCAAACGCCACCTGCCGAGATTGCAGTTTCTACTATCACCGTAATGGAATTGCGCTATGGCTTACAACTGAATCCGCAACGCGCTCAGAGAATTGAACCTGTGATTTCTAGCTTTCTCAGTTCGATCGCATTACTCTCGTTTGATGTTGCAGATGCAGAGCAAGCAGGGCAAATCCGCAGTATTCTTAAATCTCAAGCTCAGCCGATTGGGGCTTATGATGTCTTGATTGGAGCTACTGCCCTTCGGCATCAGCTTGTGATGGTGACTGCGAATCAGCGCGAATTTGCTCGAATTCCTGGCTTGCAAATCGAGGATTGGCGACAACCGTAG
- a CDS encoding ABC-2 type transporter (similar to AA sequence:cyanobase_aa:LBDG_37330), with translation MKTVLYNIVAIYRRELLSYFTSPLMYAIAAVFWLITGFLFTVTLDGVIQQAAQYDQATAAGVSTAPIDIPYEFIRTVLGVIGSLSLFVLPILSMGLYAEERKRGTLELLATSPLTNWSVAVGKLLGVMTFFFTMSLPLLLYEAIALSNVNPPIQVNVLLLGHAGLLLLAGSVLSLGMFMSSLTDSTIVAAIFTFALVLVLWVVDLIARSFGGVIGEAIGHLSLLKHYTNLIQGIVDTSSLVVFTSYIFLGIFLTAQSIDTFRFQRS, from the coding sequence ATGAAAACGGTTTTGTATAATATCGTAGCAATCTATCGACGGGAGCTTCTGAGTTATTTCACGTCTCCATTGATGTATGCGATCGCGGCTGTCTTTTGGCTGATCACCGGGTTTCTCTTTACGGTGACGCTCGATGGTGTGATTCAACAAGCTGCACAATACGATCAAGCAACCGCAGCGGGAGTTTCAACAGCGCCGATCGATATTCCTTATGAATTCATTCGCACAGTCTTAGGCGTGATCGGTTCGCTATCACTCTTCGTATTACCGATTCTATCAATGGGGTTATACGCAGAAGAACGTAAACGCGGCACTTTAGAATTGTTAGCCACATCACCGTTAACGAACTGGTCGGTTGCAGTCGGTAAACTACTCGGTGTGATGACATTCTTTTTCACAATGTCGTTACCGTTATTGTTGTATGAAGCGATCGCGCTTTCTAATGTGAATCCACCGATTCAAGTGAATGTTCTCTTACTGGGTCATGCTGGATTACTGCTACTCGCTGGATCAGTGTTATCGCTTGGAATGTTTATGTCATCGCTCACGGATAGTACGATCGTTGCTGCAATTTTCACGTTTGCGTTGGTACTCGTATTGTGGGTAGTGGATCTAATCGCAAGAAGTTTTGGCGGTGTGATTGGAGAAGCGATCGGGCACTTATCGCTGTTAAAACACTATACGAATTTGATTCAAGGCATTGTCGATACCAGTAGCCTTGTTGTATTCACAAGCTATATCTTTCTCGGAATTTTCCTGACGGCTCAATCGATCGATACATTCCGCTTCCAGCGATCCTAA
- a CDS encoding glycosyltransferase (similar to AA sequence:cyanobase_aa:LBDG_37730) produces MQVLHINQKDIAGGAAIAAHRLHQGLLQQNIDSRFLVSRKETESDRVSLIPAASRTEKRIQRFTDPLGFTQIHLLSTFNLRKNPIYQAADAINFHNLHDGYFNYLAIAHLTQSKPAVLTMHDMWSVTGHCSFSFGCDRWKIGCGQCPDLTIFPPMKRDRTRWEWKLKQWSYQNAKLAIVAPSRWLASIAGESPLFQYFAVHHIPYGIDTEVYRPLDPEQCRAQLNIPKRKKVLLFVATHLQEWRKGGDLLFPALQQLPESLKAETVLLMLGDGTVQDIGIETIALGYVQDEHLKAIVYSAADLFVFPTRADNLPLVLQESLACGTPMISFDVGGVSDLVRPGVTGYLAELERIDDFAQGIVMLLEDDALRSQMKQQCRSIALSEYRLELQAQQYLELYSSMNSLDR; encoded by the coding sequence ATGCAAGTTCTCCACATCAATCAAAAAGATATTGCAGGGGGAGCCGCGATCGCTGCCCATCGTCTTCATCAAGGACTACTACAACAAAACATTGATTCTCGATTCCTAGTCAGTCGCAAAGAAACAGAAAGCGATCGCGTTTCTCTCATTCCCGCCGCATCCCGCACTGAGAAGCGAATTCAGCGATTTACTGATCCATTAGGATTTACTCAGATTCATTTACTCTCAACCTTTAATCTCAGAAAGAATCCGATTTATCAAGCTGCGGATGCGATCAACTTTCATAACTTACATGATGGGTACTTTAACTATTTAGCGATCGCGCATTTAACGCAATCTAAACCCGCAGTGCTAACAATGCACGATATGTGGTCAGTTACGGGACATTGTTCGTTTAGCTTTGGATGCGATCGCTGGAAAATTGGATGTGGGCAATGTCCAGATTTAACGATCTTTCCGCCGATGAAGCGCGATCGAACTCGGTGGGAATGGAAGCTCAAACAGTGGAGCTATCAGAACGCAAAATTAGCGATCGTAGCTCCAAGTCGATGGTTAGCTTCAATTGCAGGAGAAAGCCCATTGTTTCAATACTTTGCTGTGCATCACATTCCGTATGGGATTGATACTGAAGTCTATCGACCGCTTGATCCAGAGCAGTGTCGAGCACAGTTGAATATTCCGAAAAGGAAGAAAGTTCTATTATTTGTAGCAACGCACCTTCAGGAATGGCGCAAAGGTGGAGATTTATTGTTTCCTGCACTGCAACAGTTACCCGAATCATTGAAAGCTGAAACTGTGCTATTGATGTTGGGCGATGGAACTGTACAAGACATTGGAATTGAAACGATCGCGCTCGGTTATGTTCAAGATGAGCATTTGAAAGCGATCGTCTATTCAGCAGCAGATTTGTTTGTGTTTCCCACTCGTGCAGATAACTTACCGTTGGTGCTTCAGGAAAGTCTTGCTTGTGGAACACCAATGATCTCTTTCGATGTCGGTGGAGTGTCGGATTTAGTGCGACCTGGAGTCACCGGATATTTAGCAGAATTGGAAAGGATTGATGATTTCGCTCAGGGCATTGTGATGTTGCTAGAAGATGACGCTTTACGATCGCAGATGAAACAACAGTGTCGCTCGATCGCGCTTTCTGAGTATCGACTGGAATTGCAAGCTCAGCAATATCTGGAACTGTATTCGAGCATGAATTCTCTCGATCGGTAG
- a CDS encoding saccharopine dehydrogenase (similar to AA sequence:cyanobase_aa:LBDG_10190), which translates to MSERSYDVVLYGASGFVGKQTVQYFASQVSPHSVRWAVAGRNRQKLEAVRDQVGVSVDVLVADSQDQQAIDTIVSQTRVILTTAGPFALYGNPLVDACVRFKTHYVDITGETPWVRTLIDRYHQQAAIDGTRIIPCCGFDSVPSDLGTYLIVRRLQELGMACQQVKAYFQAAGGFNGGTLASAFNLYDSQGLAQMNAPFLLNPDRNQTQAELDRNRDPQLPSFDPDLNTWIAPFFMGVVNTRIVRRSAALYEAWQDSYGADFSYQEYLKFEEPLASLKATGITAGLALFVGAVQQPQVRSLLQPLLPQPGSGPSEQTMNEGWFSCELIGTAVDGRKIRGLIRDQGDPGNRSTVKFVCESALGLGLQMDDLPGGQPRGGVLTPATGLGEVLAQRLRRTGMVIEIDGET; encoded by the coding sequence ATGTCTGAGCGTTCTTATGATGTTGTTCTCTACGGTGCAAGTGGGTTCGTTGGCAAACAAACCGTGCAGTATTTTGCCAGCCAGGTTTCTCCTCACTCAGTACGTTGGGCAGTCGCGGGACGAAATCGCCAGAAGTTAGAGGCGGTTCGAGATCAAGTGGGGGTGAGTGTGGATGTGCTAGTAGCTGATAGTCAGGATCAGCAGGCGATCGATACGATCGTCTCCCAAACGCGAGTCATTCTGACGACCGCTGGACCTTTTGCACTGTATGGCAATCCTCTGGTTGATGCCTGTGTCCGGTTCAAAACGCATTATGTCGATATCACCGGAGAAACGCCTTGGGTCAGAACCTTAATCGATCGCTATCATCAGCAAGCCGCGATCGACGGGACGCGGATCATTCCTTGTTGTGGGTTTGATTCTGTTCCGTCTGACCTTGGCACTTATTTGATCGTTCGTCGCCTACAAGAATTAGGGATGGCTTGCCAACAAGTCAAGGCTTATTTTCAAGCAGCAGGCGGCTTTAATGGTGGAACGCTTGCATCCGCTTTCAATCTCTACGATTCACAAGGGTTAGCACAGATGAATGCACCCTTCCTGCTGAATCCAGACAGAAATCAGACTCAAGCTGAACTCGATCGCAATCGCGATCCACAACTGCCATCGTTCGATCCAGACCTCAATACCTGGATTGCACCCTTCTTTATGGGAGTCGTCAATACTCGAATTGTCCGCCGCAGTGCTGCTTTGTATGAAGCGTGGCAGGACTCTTATGGAGCCGATTTTAGCTACCAGGAATATCTCAAGTTTGAAGAGCCACTCGCAAGTTTGAAAGCAACAGGCATCACCGCAGGACTCGCTCTATTTGTCGGAGCAGTGCAACAGCCTCAAGTGCGCTCCCTACTGCAACCGCTCTTGCCTCAGCCCGGAAGCGGACCCTCTGAGCAAACCATGAATGAAGGCTGGTTTTCCTGTGAACTCATCGGAACTGCCGTTGATGGACGTAAGATACGAGGACTGATTCGAGATCAAGGCGACCCTGGCAATCGATCGACCGTCAAATTTGTGTGTGAATCAGCATTAGGTTTAGGACTACAGATGGATGATCTACCCGGAGGTCAGCCGCGGGGAGGCGTTCTCACTCCAGCGACCGGGTTGGGTGAAGTTTTGGCACAGCGCTTGCGGCGGACTGGTATGGTCATAGAAATCGACGGAGAGACATAA
- a CDS encoding RNA methylase (similar to AA sequence:cyanobase_aa:LBDG_46160), whose translation MNQYFATVARGLETLAAQELEQLGATGIEPGFCGVAFAGDLALLYRVNLWARLPFRILMKLDEFPCQNSDDLYQGVQSIDWSRYLTPEMTLAVNATGKTKQLNHTHFTALQVKNAIVDQQQDQFSDRSNVELQSPDLQINVHLDSDRCTVSLDSSGESLHRRGYRPAVGSAPLKESLAAALIQLSGWQPEQAFYDPLCGSGTLPLEASLKALNVAPGLFRERFGFETWLDANLTLLEDLIQAAEASQRENLPAPIWGSDRDSEVIEQAIVNATQCGVSNQVYFTTLDLSEVAAPTDTGVLFCNPPYGERLGRESDLGEFYRRLGNVLKQQFKGWTAFVLSGNKELSQSIGLRSAQRFAVYNGALPCQLLKYELY comes from the coding sequence ATGAATCAGTATTTTGCAACTGTCGCACGGGGTCTAGAAACGCTTGCAGCACAGGAATTAGAGCAGTTAGGCGCGACTGGAATCGAGCCAGGATTTTGTGGAGTCGCATTCGCAGGTGATCTGGCTCTTTTATATCGGGTCAACCTTTGGGCGCGACTGCCGTTTCGCATCTTGATGAAGTTAGATGAGTTCCCTTGTCAGAATTCAGACGATCTCTATCAAGGAGTGCAATCGATCGATTGGTCGCGCTATCTCACGCCTGAAATGACCTTAGCCGTGAATGCCACAGGGAAAACAAAACAGCTTAATCATACGCATTTCACAGCTTTGCAAGTTAAAAACGCGATCGTCGATCAACAGCAAGACCAATTCAGCGATCGATCGAACGTTGAACTGCAATCGCCGGATCTTCAGATCAATGTCCATCTTGATTCAGATCGATGCACCGTCAGCCTCGATAGTTCAGGTGAGAGCTTGCACCGTCGAGGCTATCGCCCGGCGGTTGGCTCTGCACCGCTCAAGGAATCCTTAGCAGCAGCGCTGATTCAACTCTCTGGTTGGCAACCTGAACAGGCTTTTTATGATCCGCTCTGTGGGTCTGGGACATTACCCCTAGAAGCCAGTTTGAAGGCGTTGAATGTTGCACCAGGGTTATTTCGAGAGCGGTTTGGGTTTGAAACTTGGCTCGATGCAAATTTGACTTTATTAGAGGACTTGATTCAAGCAGCAGAAGCAAGTCAGCGAGAAAATCTTCCTGCACCAATTTGGGGCAGCGATCGAGATTCAGAGGTGATTGAGCAAGCGATCGTCAATGCAACTCAGTGTGGAGTCTCGAATCAGGTTTACTTCACCACGCTGGATTTATCAGAGGTTGCTGCTCCAACGGATACTGGCGTGTTGTTCTGCAATCCTCCTTATGGAGAACGGTTAGGGCGAGAGAGTGACTTGGGTGAATTCTACAGGCGTTTAGGCAATGTGCTGAAGCAGCAGTTCAAAGGATGGACAGCGTTTGTATTGAGTGGAAATAAGGAGCTTTCTCAATCGATCGGGCTGCGATCGGCTCAAAGATTTGCGGTGTACAACGGAGCGCTGCCCTGTCAGTTGCTGAAGTATGAACTTTACTAA
- a CDS encoding hypothetical protein (similar to AA sequence:cyanobase_aa:LBDG_07790): MSYLVLSDATRQNLEQERSRLIHDRQKIVSEIQASISAEVDRTLQTLNALLSESPEVEAVSTDDIVEAVSELLEHADETSTQPASRSRKTGTKKAKPDPQEQSTSAFDAKQLKRKFKDSSLIDAIVQVMQQDAAKIYTIDDLIAGVYDKFDDAEMPRARKTLGATLMHANRAGTVKRVGEKPSRYQLG; the protein is encoded by the coding sequence ATGTCCTACTTGGTGTTGAGTGATGCAACAAGACAAAATCTAGAGCAAGAACGATCGCGGCTCATCCACGATCGACAAAAGATCGTCTCAGAAATTCAAGCTTCGATCAGTGCGGAAGTCGATCGCACCCTTCAAACCCTGAACGCACTGTTGAGCGAATCACCGGAAGTTGAAGCCGTTTCTACAGATGACATTGTGGAAGCTGTGAGCGAACTATTAGAACACGCTGATGAAACATCGACTCAACCTGCTTCCCGTTCTCGCAAAACTGGAACGAAAAAAGCAAAACCTGACCCTCAAGAGCAATCGACATCAGCGTTCGATGCAAAACAACTGAAACGCAAATTTAAGGACAGTAGCCTGATCGATGCGATCGTTCAAGTCATGCAGCAAGATGCAGCAAAAATTTATACGATCGATGATCTAATTGCTGGAGTGTACGACAAGTTTGACGACGCAGAAATGCCCAGAGCCAGAAAAACACTGGGTGCCACATTAATGCACGCAAATCGCGCTGGTACGGTCAAGCGAGTTGGAGAAAAGCCGTCACGCTATCAACTGGGTTAG
- a CDS encoding hypothetical protein (similar to AA sequence:cyanobase_aa:Cyan7425_2264), with protein MRSMRITIDLPKDLEQNLIKQAAQLNIPIEILILQSLRKATQTAQNASWSDLVLSYGGSPDFPSLESYRAELLPPRELELF; from the coding sequence ATGAGATCTATGCGAATCACGATCGACTTACCCAAAGACTTAGAACAAAATTTAATCAAGCAAGCCGCTCAATTGAATATCCCGATCGAAATACTGATTCTTCAATCTCTCCGCAAAGCAACCCAAACGGCTCAAAATGCTTCTTGGTCCGATCTTGTTCTCTCATACGGAGGAAGTCCGGACTTTCCTAGCCTCGAATCTTATCGGGCTGAACTTCTACCGCCTCGTGAACTGGAGTTATTTTGA
- a CDS encoding ABC transporter-like protein (similar to AA sequence:cyanobase_aa:LBDG_37320): protein MIEVEHLSKLYGSTAAIEDVTFSVEPGEILGFLGPNGAGKTTTMRILSGYLPASRGTAKVAGFEVHENLMQVRQKIGYLPESPPLYPEMTVQGFLNFVAQIKGVSAGDRTTRIQTALEKTGLVDKGKTIIRKLSKGYRQRVGIAQAIVHDPPIIILDEPTVGLDPRQIIEVRNLIKQLANDHTVILSTHILPEVSMTCDRVTIINRGRVVATNTPDQLMAQLNRGTGYELEVEGDWNEIEHCLNLIQDVQSIEKHTRSDDRYSIRVVSESGTEPGREIARALVSHGVGLYEMRRVQASLEDVFLELTTEEKPVEDHVEEEA, encoded by the coding sequence ATGATCGAAGTTGAGCATCTCAGCAAACTTTACGGGTCAACGGCAGCGATCGAAGATGTGACGTTCTCGGTAGAGCCGGGTGAAATTCTTGGGTTTCTAGGTCCGAATGGGGCTGGAAAAACAACGACGATGCGAATTTTATCGGGCTATCTTCCGGCAAGCCGTGGAACTGCAAAGGTAGCTGGATTTGAGGTGCATGAGAATTTGATGCAGGTGCGGCAAAAGATTGGATACTTACCAGAGTCGCCGCCACTTTATCCTGAAATGACGGTGCAGGGATTTCTCAACTTCGTAGCGCAGATTAAAGGGGTGAGTGCAGGCGATCGTACCACTCGAATTCAAACGGCGCTCGAAAAAACCGGATTAGTCGATAAGGGAAAAACTATTATTCGCAAGCTGTCGAAAGGCTATCGGCAACGGGTAGGAATTGCTCAAGCGATCGTCCATGATCCACCTATAATCATTCTGGATGAGCCGACTGTCGGACTTGATCCGCGTCAGATCATCGAAGTGCGGAATTTGATTAAACAATTGGCGAATGATCATACGGTGATTCTTTCGACTCACATTTTGCCAGAAGTAAGTATGACCTGCGATCGCGTCACGATCATCAACCGCGGTCGAGTCGTGGCAACGAATACACCCGATCAATTGATGGCGCAACTCAATCGCGGAACGGGCTATGAATTGGAAGTTGAAGGGGATTGGAACGAGATCGAGCATTGCCTTAATTTGATTCAGGATGTGCAATCGATCGAGAAACATACGAGATCAGACGATCGATACAGTATTCGCGTCGTGTCAGAATCGGGAACGGAACCTGGACGGGAGATCGCGAGAGCATTAGTGAGTCATGGAGTTGGACTGTATGAAATGCGGCGAGTCCAAGCGAGTTTAGAAGATGTGTTCTTGGAACTGACGACTGAAGAAAAACCTGTTGAAGATCACGTTGAGGAAGAAGCATGA